In a single window of the Littorina saxatilis isolate snail1 linkage group LG3, US_GU_Lsax_2.0, whole genome shotgun sequence genome:
- the LOC138963230 gene encoding putative methyltransferase C9orf114 translates to MDRKAVNKTNEMEPKQKKLKIEDYKKPDLPSTHKELLDLYKQRRAEKQKHKEEKLIQQWEQEKKQREEEIAKAKEEEDEEEKSKLLGRHYTVSIALPGSILDNAQSRELRSYLAGQIARAAVVFNVDEIVVFDETNALSSDGTIEDAKKQGCLQLKLILEYLECPQYLRKGLFKRHEFLQYAGLLNPLDSPHHMRATDDMPYREGVVLKKPLRPNQGSFADVGLLKKEVQLDKQIEPHVRVTVKMDKNADGKKRKGKVVAPSTPRKKLGLYWGYTVRLAANLGEVFTQCPYDEGYDLTVGTSERGESIDSLEIPTFKHALVVFGGVQGLEASLEVDPNLDEDDPSLLFHHYVNSCPDQGSRTIRTEEAVLITMSALRPKILEAAKIANQQ, encoded by the exons ATGGACAGGAAAGCTGTCAACAAGACCAACGAAATGGAACCAAAACAGAAGAAACTGAAGATAGAGGACTACAAAAAGCCAGATTTGCCTTCAACG CACAAAGAGCTTCTAGATCTCTACAAACAAC GTCGagctgaaaaacaaaaacacaaggaGGAAAAACTGATTCAACAATGGGAGCAGGAAAAGAAGCAGAGAGAAGAGGAGATTGCAAAGGCAAAAGAagaggaagacgaggaagagAAATCCAAGCTAT TGGGCAGGCATTACACAGTGTCGATAGCGCTACCTGGGTCCATTCTAGACAACGCACAGTCCAGGGAACTGCGGTCTTATTTGGCAGGACAG ATTGCTCGTGCGGCAGTGGTGTTCAATGTGGACGAGATTGTGGTGTTTGACGAAACAAACGCATTAAGCAG TGATGGTACCATTGAAGACGCAAAGAAGCAGGGCTGCCTGCAGCTAAAGCTCATCCTGGAGTACCTGGAGTGTCCGCAGTATTTGCGCAAGGGTCTCTTCAAACGACACGAGTTTCTTCAGTATGCAG GTTTGCTAAACCCACTGGACAGCCCCCATCACATGAGAGCGACAGACGACATGCCGTACAGAGAAGGGGTGGTGCTCAAGAAGCCACTCAGACCAAACCAGGGATCATTTGCCGATGTTGGCCTTTTAAAAAAG GAAGTTCAGCTTGACAAGCAAATAGAGCCTCACGTTCGGGTCACGGTCAAAATGGACAAAAACGCAG ACGGCAAGAAGAGGAAAGGCAAGGTGGTGGCACCAAGCACGCCGAGAAAAAAGCTTGGCCTGTACTGGGGCTACACCGTGAGACTGGCCGCAAACCTGGGCGAGGTGTTCACACAGTGTCCCTACGACGAGGGCTATGATCTCACCGTGGGCACGTCAGAGAGAGGAGAATCTATCGACTCTTTGGAGATTCCTACTTTCAA ACACGCCCTGGTGGTGTTTGGCGGAGTGCAGGGCCTGGAGGCCAGCCTGGAAGTTGACCCCAACCTGGATGAGGACGACCCCAGCCTTCTCTTCCACCACTACGTCAACTCCTGTCCCGACCAAGGCAGCCGCACCATCAGAACTGAG GAGGCTGTCCTGATCACGATGTCAGCCCTGCGGCCAAAAATACTTGAGGCTGCGAAGATAGCAAATCAACAATGA